Proteins encoded in a region of the Zerene cesonia ecotype Mississippi unplaced genomic scaffold, Zerene_cesonia_1.1 Zces_u004, whole genome shotgun sequence genome:
- the LOC119838626 gene encoding mucin-5AC-like codes for MNVYRKKTTKKHDIFFRILRYKIPTYHFLQAARERRPFLRRTRPSVETTTESLDVETTTNKFTRRGNNKFKNRKTEKDASEKDRPSLEKPTRNEKPQRSFVRRRPGGATSTTSVSTTSTTIAPSRRPFRVASRRRPFTPSTTSTTTTTTQATTQVLESEESLQEIDTDAYEEPSQAPGGSGNASVQYRRPLQLPREDQRPAASSDDARERHSKKYSASFRNQISDVTEGTLADDYNSETAVALAAHQLLAAPVPIVPEYDEPKTTRRPKTTQTIVDYKYTSPYYTEEYKTQDFTEEYFRTAQTPTRQGLVETSTPYYQSDVTSTYFTDSTRVPSTESSTRSRTTYTATADFTDTGIYTSTPEAFNTRTTYANAPETFTRSRTYATPPRPSGVSITVGSEGSGESTAKFTYDTFPSTTFSDFETRVSRPRLSTTINPTVSDLNVPTARFTTSGASSYPSTVPNKFPRPAGFSPNLVSLGFESEGQSTLRLESNPGPSTARYFGSSDKVPVEVSTDNGPSQEPSYFTREYLLESPVTKAYDDEYQYLSPITTPRTTTRKPPRRKTVYRRISTTPRPTSALVPETIKPRQTTRKPFEKIPVTEKDTKQTVKNVKESSNGIKPLSEYDYYDDSQEKMGVKYEKENKVFIDSKGNIECLDIGNFAHPTSCKKFISCARIRGGSVLGWEYICPKGLSFDPVGGICNWSAGLGCQEKDI; via the exons ATGAATGTGTACCGCAAGAAAACCACAAAGAaacatgacattttttttagaatattgcG ttataaaatacctacttaCCATTTTCTCCAGGCGGCGAGGGAGCGCCGGCCCTTCCTGCGCCGCACCAGGCCCTCAGTCGAAACAACAACAGAATCCTTGGACGTCgaaacaacaacaaacaaattcacAAGGCGCGGCAACAACAAATTCAAGAACCGAAAAACGGAAAAAGATGCGAGTGAAAAAGACAGGCCATCGTTGGAGAAACCGACGCGAAATGAGAAACCACAACGCTCGTTCGTACGCCGCCGGCCTGGTGGGGCGACCT CCACCACCTCTGTATCAACTACATCGACCACGATCGCGCCATCAAGGAGACCTTTCCGCGTGGCCAGTCGCAGACGACCCTTCACTCCCTCTACCACCAGTACCACCACTACCACCACACAAGCAACCACCCAGGTCCTAGAGAGCGAGGAATCGTTGCAGGAGATTGATACAG ACGCGTACGAAGAGCCGTCCCAAGCTCCGGGCGGGTCCGGGAACGCGAGCGTGCAGTACCGGCGGCCGCTGCAGCTGCCGCGCGAGGACCAGCGGCCGGCCGCCAGCTCGGACGACGCGCGCGAGCGACACAGCAAGAAGTACAGCGCCAGCTTCCGCAACCAGATCAGTGACGTCACCGAGGGGACGCTCGCTGATG ATTACAACTCTGAAACGGCTGTAGCTCTAGCAGCGCACCAGCTCCTCGCGGCGCCTGTGCCGATAGTGCCAGAGTACGACGAGCCCAAAACGACGCGAAGGCCAAAAACCACACAGACCATCGTCGACTACAAATACACCAGCCCCTATTACACTGAAGAATACAAAACTCAGGATTTCACCGAGGAATACTTCAGAACCGCCCAAACTCCGACGCGGCAAGGCCTCGTCGAAACCTCGACTCCCTACTACCAATCTGACGTTACGTCCACTTACTTCACAGATAGCACAAGAGTCCCATCTACAGAATCTAGCACTAGATCACGGACCACGTACACAGCCACAGCAGACTTCACCGACACCGGAATATACACTAGCACTCCCGAAGCATTCAATACAAGAACCACATATGCTAACGCACCAGAAACCTTCACCAGATCTAGAACATATGCCACCCCACCTAGACCCTCAGGTGTTTCCATCACCGTAGGCTCCGAGGGTTCAGGGGAATCTACAGCCAAATTCACTTACGATACATTCCCGTCCACAACCTTCAGTGATTTCGAAACTAGGGTATCTAGACCCAGACTATCCACCACAATTAATCCAACAGTTAGTGATTTAAACGTACCAACAGCTAGATTCACTACGAGTGGAGCTTCGAGCTATCCTTCTACTGTCCCTAACAAATTCCCTCGACCGGCTGGCTTCTCCCCCAATTTAGTGAGCCTGGGCTTTGAATCCGAAGGTCAGTCCACGTTGAGGCTGGAGTCGAATCCAGGACCGTCTACGGCGAGGTACTTTGGGTCCAGTGACAAAGTTCCAGTGGAAGTTTCTACTGATAACGGTCCAAGTCAGGAACCTTCGTACTTTACGCGGGAATACCTTCTGGAGTCTCCCGTCACTAAAGCTTACGATG ATGAATACCAGTACTTGTCTCCCATAACAACACCACGCACAACCACCAGAAAACCTCCAAGAAGGAAAACAGTCTACAGAAGAATCTCCACAACACCTCGTCCCACCTCAGCCTTAGTTCCTGAAACGATAAAGCCTCGCCAAACGACTAGAAAACCTTTCGAGAAAATACCAGTTACTGAAAAAGATACGAAACAAACagtgaaaaatgtaaaagagAGTTCGAATGGAATTAAGCCGCTTTCTGAATACGACTATTATGACGATAGTCAAGAGAAAATGGGAGTCAAATATGAGAAGGAGAACAAGGTCTTTATAGACAGCAAAG GCAACATTGAATGTCTGGACATCGGCAACTTCGCTCACCCGACGTCTTGCAAGAAGTTCATATCGTGCGCGCGGATCCGCGGCGGCTCAGTGCTCGGCTGGGAGTACATCTGTCCCAAAGGTCTCTCCTTCGATCCCGTGGGAGGCATTTGCAATTGGTCTGCTGGATTGGGTTGTCaagaaaaagatatataa